Genomic segment of Nitrospirota bacterium:
TCGGAATTTTCAAGCAATCTATCTGGGGGCCATCGGCCACCCGGAGGTCAAGCCGGGCCTCCTGGAGAAGGGCATCCTCCTCAGGCTGCGGTTCGAGCTGGACCAGTACGTCAATCTCCGGCCGGTGAAGCTCTACCCGGGCGTGGACTGTCCACTGAAGGACAAGGGGCCCAGGGACATTGACTTGGTGGTGGTCCGGGAGAACACCGAGGGCCTGTACGCGGGGGCGGGGGGCTTCCTGAAGAAGGGCACGCCCGACGAGGTGGCCGTCCAGGAGTCCATCAACACGCGCAAGGGCGTGGAGCGGTGCGTCCGCTTCGCCTTCGAGTACGCCCGGAAGCGCAACAGGGAAAAGAAGCTCACCCTGTGCGGGAAGACCAACGTCCTCACCTATGCCTTCGACCTCTGGGAAAGGACGTTCTACGAAGTGGCCCGGGAATACGACGACGTGAAGGCCGACTATGCCCACGTCGACGCCATCACCATGTGGCTCGTGAAGAACCCCGAGTGGTTCGACGTCATCGTGACCGACAACATGTTCGGCGACATCATCACGGACCTGGGCGCCATGATACAGGGCGGCATGGGTATCGCCGCCGGCGGCAACATCAACCCCGAGGGCGTTTCGATGTTCGAGCCCATCGGGGGCTCCGCGCCCAAGTACAGGGGACAGAACAAGATAAACCCCCTGGCCGCCATATGCGCCGCGGGCATGATGCTTGAGTACCTGGGGGAGGCCGAGGCGGCACGGGCGGTTGAAGAGGCCGTCATGACAGTGACCGGGAAGCACCTGAAGGGTCTGGCCGCGGGGAAAATGGGCATGGGCACCAGGGAAGTGGGAGACCTGGTGGCCGCGCATGTGGGCGGAAAGTAGCCTTTACTTTGGCAATCTGCTTATATTATAATCGTTTCTCTGAGAAACCGGAGGTGAGGATTTGGTAAAGATTCGGCTCTACCGCTTCGGCGCGAAGAACAGGCCGTACTACAGATTGGTCGTGTCCGATTCCCGGACGCGGCGGGACGGCCCTTTTATCGAGATTCTAGGCACGTACAACCCTCTGAGGGACCCGGCCGAGATTCAGGTTGACACGGAGAAGGCCAAGTCTTGGCTCCAGAAGGGTGCCCAACCGACTGACACTGCCAGGAGGCTCCTGAAGAAAGCTGGTCTTGAAGCGGCATAAATTCTCACGGAGGAGGTCGCGATGAAGGCTTTGGTGGAAGCCATGGCGAAAGCTCTTGTGGATAATCCCGAAGACGTGAATGTGTCGGAAGTGGACGGTGAGAAGACCACGGTCTTTGAGTTGAGGGTCTCCGAAAGCGACCTGGGGAAGGTCATCGGCAAGCAGGGCAAGACGGCCCGGGCGATGAGGACCATCCTGAGCGCCGCAGGCACCAAGCTCGGAAAGCGCTGCGTTCTGGAAATCCTCGAGTAGCGGACTTTCCGTTAACAATAGGCCAGTGCGCAAGGGGCTCCCACGGAGCCCCTCCTTTTTGGCGGGCCCGTGAAACTTTTTTCCGTCATAACCATATTTCCCCGCGTCTTTGACGCCTACCTGAGCGAAAGCCTTATAGGGAAGGCCCGCGAGAAGGGCCTCGTCGGAGTCGATGTCCTGGACCTCCGGGACTTCACGGCCGACAGGCACCGGACGGTGGACGACTCCCCCTACGGCGGCGGGCCCGGCATGGTGCTGAAGCCCGAGCCCCTGGCGCGGGCCGTCCAGCATGTGAAGGCCGACGGGGTGGAAACCCTGACCATCCTGCTTACTCCCCAGGGAGCGCGCTTTGACCAGGGTGCGGCGGAGCGTTTTGCCCGGGAAGAGCGGAGGCTCCTCTTTCTGTGCGGCAGGTACGAGGGCATGGACGAGCGGGTGCGGGAGAGCCTGGTGGACGAGGAGATCTCCATAGGAGATTATGTTTTAAGTGGCGGGGAGTTAGCTGCTTTGGTTATAATAGACGCTGCCTCAAGGCTGGTGCCGGGAGTGGTGGGTGACGAGGTGTCCCTTGAGGACGAGTCCTTCTCATGGGGCATCCTGGACTATCCCCATTACACGCGCCCGCCCGAGTGGCGCGGAATGCGGGTGCCCGAGGTGCTCTTGAGCGGCAACCACGGGGAGATCGCGCGCTACCGGAGAAAGGAGGCCCTGAGGAGGACGCTCGAGAGAAGGCCGGACCTTCTCTCCCGGGTGGAGCTTACGGACGAAGACAGGAAACTCATTTCGGAGATAAAGGAGGAGCGGTCATGAACTTCATAACCGCCGTGGAAGAGGGTTTCAAAAGAGAGGTCCCCGACTTCGCCATCGGCGATACCGTCCGGGTGTTCAGCAAGGTTGTCGAAGGCGACAAGGAGCGCTTGCAGCCCTTCGAGGGGGTCGTCATCGCCCGCAAGGGCGGCGGGACGAGGGAGACCTTCATGGTGCGAAAGGTCTCCTTCGGCGTGGGCGTGGAGAAGATTTTCCCGGTCCACTCCCCCACCATCGACAGGGTCCAGGTCCTCAGGAAAGGCAAGGTGAGGCGGGCCAAGCTCTACTACCTGAGGGGGAAGAAGGGAAAGGCCGCCAAGATCAAGGAGAAGGAACAGCGCCAGCGGGCCTGAGGGGTGGGCCTCTACGGGCACGATGCCGCCTTCCGCACGTCCGGGACGCGGGTGCTGGCCGGAGTGGACGAGGCCGGCCGTGGCCCCATAGCGGGGCCGGTCGTGGCTGGAGCCGTGGTGCTGCCCGAGGGGGCGCGGATACGGGGATTGCGCGACTCGAAGCTCGTCCCCGAGGGCGAGCGCGAAGACCTCTATCTCAGAATAATGGCCAGGGCCCTCCATGTGGGGGTTGGCGTGGCCGACGTGCAGGCCATAGACCGGTACAACATCCTCGGGGCCACCAGAAAGGCCATGCAGGAGGCTGTCCATGACCTGGGCGTTGTTCCGGACCTCCTTCTGATTGACGCCGTGGAGCTCCCGGCGCTGCCCGTCAGGCAGGTCCCCATCGTCAAAGGGGACGGCAAGAGTGCTTCGATTGCCGCCGCGTCCGTCGTTGCCAAGGTGGTGCGCGACGGCCTCATGCGCCGGTATCACGAGATGTACCCGGAGTACGGGTTCGACCGCCACAAGGGGTACTGCACCCGGGAGCACATCGAGAAGGTGCGGGCCCTGGGCCCCTGCCCCTTGCACAGGAAGGGCTTCGAGGGCGTGATGACTCTGACTCTGCCTTTCTGAGGCGCGGCGCCTTGCCGCCTCTTGTTTCCCGGTGCTTCCCCTGCGGCGCTTTCGGCGGCTCAGGTGGAGGTGGTGTCGGGCGGTGGGGCCTCCACGGGCAGGACGATGGTAAAGGCGCTTCCCTTGCTCTCTTCGCTTTCGACCTCGATGCGGCCCCCGTGGCTCTGGACAATCTTGTAGCTTATGGAAAGCCCGATGCCGGTGCCTTTTTCCTTCTTCGTGCTGAAGAAGGGGTCGAAGATGCGTGAGCGGATGCCGGGGGGAATTCCCACCCCCGTGTCGGAGACCTTCACGTAGACGTGGGTCGGGTCGCTCCACGTGGAGATGCCCAGCACGCCGTGCTTTTCCATGGCGAAAATGGCGTTGTTGGTGAGGTTGATGAGGACCTGCTTGAGCTGGTTCTTGTCCCCCTTGATGGGGACGGCGGCCTGATAGTCCTGGCAGACGTCGATATGGTTGTCCCTTATCTGGATATGGACGAGCTCGATGACGTCCTTGAGCACGCGATTTATGTCCAGCTCTTCCATGGTCAGGGAGCGTTTCCGGGCAAACTCCAGAAGCTGCCGGACGATTTCCCGCGCCCGCAGAGACTCGCGCTCGATGACGTCGATGTCCCGGAGGACGCCCTGGAAGTCCTTTTCCTCCTTGATGAGCTCCGCATATCCCAGCACGCTCGTCAGGGGGTTGTTGAGCTCATGGGCGACGTTGCTGGCCAGCTCCCCGATGGCCACGAGCTTCGAGGCCTGGATGAGCTGCTCCTGGGCGTCCTGAAGCTCCTGCATCTGCCGGCGCAGGTCGTCGTAGAGCCTGGCGTTTTCCATGGCGACGGAGAGGTTGTTCGTCAGGATGGCCAGGGGGCGGATGTCCTCCTCCGTGAAGGGGCCGCTTTGCTTGTTGGCCACTCTGATGGCGCCCACGAGCTCTTCCTTCTGCCGTACCCAGACCAGCATGAGGTTTTTTACTTCGAGGTCTCTTTCCGTCTCCCAGAGCGGCGAGAAGGAAAGCCTTTCATTGAAGATGCAGGCCCGCTTGCCTTCGGGCTCGCAGAGGGTTTCGACGGCCTCCTCGGGGTACCGCAGGCGGCCGACCTCCTCCGGGGTGAGCCCCACGGCCTGCTCCACGTGGACGAACTCCCCGGCGTCCCGGATGAGGAGGCCGCATTGCTCGGCGCCCACGAGGTCGGCGACCCCGTGGGCGAGCTCGCGGTACAGGTCCTTCTCGTTGGTGAGGGAGTGAAAGGCGAGCGTGAGGCTGTAGAGGTTTGACAGGTTGTGCAGGTGGCGGAGGATCTTCTTGTTGCTTTCGCCGAGGGAAAGGCTCATCTCGTTGAAGGCGGTGGCAAGCTCCCCGAACTCGTCCTTGCTCTCAAGCGGGGTGGTGTAGCCCAGGTCGCCGGCCTTGATGCGGCGGGTGGCGCCGACCAGTTCGTTGATGGGCCCGGTGACCCCCCGGGTCACGGAGACGGCTATGACCAGGGCAAGGACGAAGGACAGGGCAAGGGTAAATATGAGGATGAACCGCGAGTTCTGTATCTCCTTCATGGAACGGAACGTCTTGTCGCTGAGCTTCTGGCCCGCCTTGAGGGTCATTTCCTGGGCCTGGTTCAGGAGGCTGTCTCCCAGGCCTATGGCCACCAGCCGCAGGCGCTCTATCCGCTCCGGGTTCGCCGAGGTGGTGATGAGATAGCTCAGGGCGTCCTCGTACTGCTCCATCAGGTCCACCATGCCCGTGAGCTCCCGCGTTATCTGCGGGTTATGATGGCACTGGAGGCATTTTTTCGCCGAGCCGTCCAGCTCGATGACGTTGTCCACGATGACGTCCAGCTCCGGGCCGAAGGCCGTCCCGAAGGAATACAGGTGGCTCTGGACGGTCTGGGCCCTGATGACCAGGTCCTGGCGGACGATTTCCACGCGGTGAAGGTTTATGACCGTCTGCAGGTCCGAGGTGGTCTTGTAAAGGGAGAGCATGGTTATGCCGGCCCCTGCGGTAAACAGGAAGAAGAGAATGAGGAATGAAAGAATGATCTTCTTTCTCATTCGTAGGTGAAGTGTTTGATGTCGATTCCCGCCTTCTCGGCCAGCCGGCGCACGGGCTGGAAATCCTCCTCCCGGGCGGGCACGAACTTCACCGCGCCCATCTGCTTGAGCACCTTCCGCCCTTCCTCGTCCTCGTGCATGGAGAGAAGGACCTCCGTCAGGCGCAAGATGAACTCCTCGGGCAGGTCGGCCCTCACGCAGAGCGTGTTGTCCGGCAGTTCGCCGGAGCGCGCCAGGACCCGTATCTGGCTCTTTACGACGGGGTCGTCCTTCATGATTTTCTCAAGGATTCTCCCCTTGACGGCCCCGACGTCGGCCCGTCCGGCCAGAACGGAGTAAACCACGGTGTCATGGCTGCCGGTGAAATAGTGCTCGCTGAAGAACGTGTCGATGTCCGGGGCCCCGCGGGACTTGAGGTACGCCACGGCAAAGAGGTACCCCGTGGCCGTGACCTTGTCGACGAAGGCGGCCCTCTTGCCGGCCATGTCCTCTACCGTGGATATGCCGCTGTCGGCGCGGACGAATATGTAGCTCTGCGCCGTGCTCTTGCCGTCGGGGTTGACGGGCCGCGCGATGGGCACCACGCCCAGCTCCTCTTCGGCCAGGGCCGCCGTCAGGATGCCGAAGAAAGCCCCGTCCATGCCCCGGGAGACGAACCTGTCGACGATATGGTGGTATCGGCTGAGAACCGTCAACCTGACCGGGACGTCCAGCTTCTTGGAAAGGTAGGTCGCAAGAGGACGGTGCTGCTTGACCTGCTTGAAGATGTTCTGCTCCGGTATGAGCCCGATGAGAAACTCGTCATCGGCCCCTCCCCCGACGGGCAGCAGGAGCAGGGCCGTGAGGAGGGCCAAAACCATGCATATCCGCACGCCCTTCAATATATGATCCTCGTCGCTTCGGTTACGACGTCCATGGGTATCCTGATTCCAAGCTCCCGGGCCTTCGCGAGGTTGAAGACGAGCTCCACTTCGGACGCGCAGGAGGGTGGAATATCCTCCAGGGGGACGCCTTTCAGGAGGCGCAGGAGTTTTCGCGCCGCCTCGCGTCCGTGCTCCTCGGGGTTCGGGGAGAGGACGTAGGTGGCGAAGAGA
This window contains:
- the rplS gene encoding 50S ribosomal protein L19, with the protein product MNFITAVEEGFKREVPDFAIGDTVRVFSKVVEGDKERLQPFEGVVIARKGGGTRETFMVRKVSFGVGVEKIFPVHSPTIDRVQVLRKGKVRRAKLYYLRGKKGKAAKIKEKEQRQRA
- a CDS encoding 3-isopropylmalate dehydrogenase translates to MKSYRIAVIPGDGTGPEVVAEGMKVLLSASRRFGFSLETEEFDFGGERYLRTGEVLPETAVRDLRNFQAIYLGAIGHPEVKPGLLEKGILLRLRFELDQYVNLRPVKLYPGVDCPLKDKGPRDIDLVVVRENTEGLYAGAGGFLKKGTPDEVAVQESINTRKGVERCVRFAFEYARKRNREKKLTLCGKTNVLTYAFDLWERTFYEVAREYDDVKADYAHVDAITMWLVKNPEWFDVIVTDNMFGDIITDLGAMIQGGMGIAAGGNINPEGVSMFEPIGGSAPKYRGQNKINPLAAICAAGMMLEYLGEAEAARAVEEAVMTVTGKHLKGLAAGKMGMGTREVGDLVAAHVGGK
- the rpsP gene encoding 30S ribosomal protein S16, coding for MVKIRLYRFGAKNRPYYRLVVSDSRTRRDGPFIEILGTYNPLRDPAEIQVDTEKAKSWLQKGAQPTDTARRLLKKAGLEAA
- a CDS encoding ATP-binding protein, whose amino-acid sequence is MRKKIILSFLILFFLFTAGAGITMLSLYKTTSDLQTVINLHRVEIVRQDLVIRAQTVQSHLYSFGTAFGPELDVIVDNVIELDGSAKKCLQCHHNPQITRELTGMVDLMEQYEDALSYLITTSANPERIERLRLVAIGLGDSLLNQAQEMTLKAGQKLSDKTFRSMKEIQNSRFILIFTLALSFVLALVIAVSVTRGVTGPINELVGATRRIKAGDLGYTTPLESKDEFGELATAFNEMSLSLGESNKKILRHLHNLSNLYSLTLAFHSLTNEKDLYRELAHGVADLVGAEQCGLLIRDAGEFVHVEQAVGLTPEEVGRLRYPEEAVETLCEPEGKRACIFNERLSFSPLWETERDLEVKNLMLVWVRQKEELVGAIRVANKQSGPFTEEDIRPLAILTNNLSVAMENARLYDDLRRQMQELQDAQEQLIQASKLVAIGELASNVAHELNNPLTSVLGYAELIKEEKDFQGVLRDIDVIERESLRAREIVRQLLEFARKRSLTMEELDINRVLKDVIELVHIQIRDNHIDVCQDYQAAVPIKGDKNQLKQVLINLTNNAIFAMEKHGVLGISTWSDPTHVYVKVSDTGVGIPPGIRSRIFDPFFSTKKEKGTGIGLSISYKIVQSHGGRIEVESEESKGSAFTIVLPVEAPPPDTTST
- a CDS encoding phosphate/phosphite/phosphonate ABC transporter substrate-binding protein; translated protein: MVLALLTALLLLPVGGGADDEFLIGLIPEQNIFKQVKQHRPLATYLSKKLDVPVRLTVLSRYHHIVDRFVSRGMDGAFFGILTAALAEEELGVVPIARPVNPDGKSTAQSYIFVRADSGISTVEDMAGKRAAFVDKVTATGYLFAVAYLKSRGAPDIDTFFSEHYFTGSHDTVVYSVLAGRADVGAVKGRILEKIMKDDPVVKSQIRVLARSGELPDNTLCVRADLPEEFILRLTEVLLSMHEDEEGRKVLKQMGAVKFVPAREEDFQPVRRLAEKAGIDIKHFTYE
- a CDS encoding KH domain-containing protein, producing the protein MKALVEAMAKALVDNPEDVNVSEVDGEKTTVFELRVSESDLGKVIGKQGKTARAMRTILSAAGTKLGKRCVLEILE
- the trmD gene encoding tRNA (guanosine(37)-N1)-methyltransferase TrmD gives rise to the protein MKLFSVITIFPRVFDAYLSESLIGKAREKGLVGVDVLDLRDFTADRHRTVDDSPYGGGPGMVLKPEPLARAVQHVKADGVETLTILLTPQGARFDQGAAERFAREERRLLFLCGRYEGMDERVRESLVDEEISIGDYVLSGGELAALVIIDAASRLVPGVVGDEVSLEDESFSWGILDYPHYTRPPEWRGMRVPEVLLSGNHGEIARYRRKEALRRTLERRPDLLSRVELTDEDRKLISEIKEERS
- a CDS encoding ribonuclease HII; this encodes MGLYGHDAAFRTSGTRVLAGVDEAGRGPIAGPVVAGAVVLPEGARIRGLRDSKLVPEGEREDLYLRIMARALHVGVGVADVQAIDRYNILGATRKAMQEAVHDLGVVPDLLLIDAVELPALPVRQVPIVKGDGKSASIAAASVVAKVVRDGLMRRYHEMYPEYGFDRHKGYCTREHIEKVRALGPCPLHRKGFEGVMTLTLPF